One Glaciihabitans arcticus DNA window includes the following coding sequences:
- a CDS encoding aldehyde dehydrogenase family protein — protein MTLTSTNPATGTVTDTGISATTNVAEITAAATAAFHVLRTSTREWRAGLLRALADGLEADRANLTATASAETGLAASPRLDVELTRSAFQLRLFAEAIEEGGYLEATIDRAGDTPMGPGPDIRRMLVPIGPVAVFGSSNFPFAFSVAGGDTASALAAGNPVIAKAHGSHPLTSKASFEALNAAALAYGAPAGTIGIVYGQEAGATLVADPAVAAVGFTGSLATGRILLAIIEKRERPIPFYGELSSLNPLIISQGAVDARAEALADGLFLSFTGSAGQLCTKPGIAFLPRGATGLVDAIVAKASAAAAQPLLNSRILDAFGDIRGRLIADGRATSLVEPHSGDDGFTLTPAVLAIDAADVTDAVAEEAFGPLLVVALYDDIAEVTTALTGVPDSLTATVHAEDDEWDALAPLVADLEDRAGRLVFNGYPTGVRVSWGQHHGGPWPATNSAHTSVGVTAIRRFLRPLAWQGAPAELLPVELRDDFLAIPRRVDGVLTLGTPA, from the coding sequence ATGACCCTCACCTCGACCAATCCCGCGACCGGCACCGTCACCGACACCGGAATTTCCGCGACGACCAACGTCGCCGAGATCACGGCTGCCGCAACGGCCGCCTTCCACGTGCTGCGCACCTCGACCCGCGAGTGGCGGGCCGGCCTGCTGCGCGCCCTCGCCGACGGCCTCGAGGCCGACCGCGCGAACCTCACCGCCACGGCCTCGGCCGAGACAGGACTCGCGGCCTCGCCCCGACTCGACGTGGAACTCACGCGCTCCGCGTTCCAGTTGCGGCTGTTCGCCGAGGCGATCGAAGAGGGCGGCTACCTCGAAGCGACGATCGACCGGGCAGGCGACACGCCTATGGGACCCGGCCCGGACATCCGGCGCATGCTCGTGCCGATCGGACCGGTTGCGGTCTTCGGCTCCAGCAACTTCCCGTTCGCATTCTCGGTTGCGGGCGGCGACACCGCGTCGGCCCTCGCGGCCGGAAACCCCGTGATCGCCAAGGCGCACGGCTCGCACCCGCTCACCTCGAAGGCATCCTTCGAGGCGCTCAACGCTGCGGCGCTCGCCTACGGCGCCCCCGCCGGAACCATCGGCATCGTCTATGGCCAGGAGGCCGGCGCGACCCTCGTCGCGGACCCCGCCGTCGCCGCCGTCGGCTTCACCGGATCCCTTGCGACCGGGCGCATCCTGCTAGCCATCATCGAGAAGCGCGAGCGGCCGATCCCGTTCTACGGCGAGCTCAGCAGCCTCAATCCGCTCATCATCTCGCAGGGTGCCGTCGACGCGCGGGCGGAGGCCCTCGCCGACGGCCTGTTCCTCTCCTTCACCGGATCCGCCGGCCAGCTCTGCACCAAGCCCGGCATCGCGTTCCTGCCGCGGGGCGCAACCGGCCTGGTCGACGCGATCGTCGCGAAGGCTTCCGCCGCCGCCGCGCAACCTCTGCTCAATTCGCGCATTCTCGACGCGTTCGGCGATATCCGCGGGCGTCTCATCGCCGATGGTCGCGCGACCTCGCTCGTCGAGCCGCACTCGGGCGACGACGGCTTCACCCTCACCCCCGCCGTGCTCGCGATCGACGCGGCCGACGTCACCGACGCCGTCGCCGAGGAGGCGTTCGGACCGCTGCTCGTCGTCGCCCTGTACGACGACATCGCCGAGGTAACGACTGCGTTGACGGGCGTACCCGACTCGCTCACCGCCACCGTGCACGCCGAGGACGATGAGTGGGACGCACTCGCTCCGCTCGTCGCCGACCTCGAGGATCGCGCCGGCCGGCTGGTGTTCAACGGCTACCCGACAGGCGTGCGCGTCTCCTGGGGCCAGCACCACGGCGGCCCCTGGCCCGCGACGAACAGCGCCCACACCTCGGTCGGCGTCACGGCGATCCGTCGCTTCCTGCGCCCGCTCGCATGGCAGGGGGCTCCCGCCGAACTGCTGCCGGTCGAGCTGCGCGACGACTTCCTCGCGATCCCCCGTCGAGTCGACGGCGTGCTCACGCTGGGCACGCCGGCCTGA
- a CDS encoding Lrp/AsnC family transcriptional regulator: MDDLDRRLIALLRVDGRAPVSTLASQLAVTRATVTHRIDRLVSSGVALGFSIRIREELDPDTIRAMTLIEVEGRSTDDVIRKLRGFAEVHALHTTNGGWDLVAELRCESLTAFDRLLGQIRSIEGVVNSETSLLLSSVLR, translated from the coding sequence ATGGACGATCTCGATCGACGGCTCATTGCGCTACTGCGAGTGGATGGCAGGGCCCCCGTGTCCACGCTCGCGAGCCAGCTCGCGGTGACCAGGGCGACGGTCACCCACCGCATCGACCGACTGGTGAGCTCAGGTGTCGCGCTCGGGTTCTCGATCCGGATCCGCGAAGAGCTCGACCCGGACACGATCCGCGCCATGACGCTCATCGAGGTGGAGGGGCGGTCGACGGACGACGTCATCCGCAAGCTGCGTGGTTTTGCGGAAGTGCATGCCCTGCACACGACCAACGGCGGCTGGGATCTCGTGGCCGAGCTGCGCTGCGAGAGCCTCACGGCGTTCGACCGGCTCCTCGGCCAGATCAGGTCGATCGAGGGTGTCGTCAACAGCGAGACGAGCCTGCTGCTGAGTTCGGTGCTGCGGTAG
- a CDS encoding ornithine cyclodeaminase, producing MVLFAGVTDVVKWVQATSLETILEGMVEYLEADFRRWPAFEKAPRVASHSDVGVIELMPTSDGELYAFKYVNGHPANPLRGLQTVTAFGVLADVASGYPLLVAEMTVLTALRTAATSVLAAKYLARPDATTMALIGTGTQAEFQAIAFRTVLGINTLRVFDTDPAAVAKLRRNLEPLGFEIHTAASAAEAVDGAHIVTTCTADKANATIVTADMVQPGQHLNAIGGDCPGKTELDATILVPGSVFVEFTPQTRIEGELQQVSPDFPVTELWNVITGDAAGRSSRDQITVFDSVGFAIEDFTMLRYLRDSIVGTAFARDIDLVVDPDDPKDLFGLVAGSNAPVPA from the coding sequence ATGGTGCTATTCGCAGGCGTGACCGATGTCGTGAAGTGGGTGCAGGCGACGAGCCTCGAGACGATCCTCGAGGGAATGGTCGAGTACCTCGAGGCGGACTTCCGCCGCTGGCCCGCGTTCGAGAAGGCTCCGCGGGTCGCGAGTCACTCCGATGTCGGGGTCATCGAGCTGATGCCGACGAGCGACGGCGAGCTCTATGCGTTCAAGTACGTCAACGGGCACCCCGCCAACCCGCTTCGCGGACTCCAGACCGTGACGGCCTTCGGCGTGCTCGCCGACGTCGCCAGCGGTTACCCCCTGCTCGTAGCCGAGATGACGGTGCTCACCGCGCTGCGCACCGCCGCGACATCCGTTCTGGCCGCGAAGTACCTGGCCCGCCCCGATGCGACGACCATGGCCCTCATCGGAACCGGCACGCAGGCCGAGTTCCAGGCCATCGCTTTCCGCACCGTTCTGGGGATCAACACTCTGCGCGTGTTCGACACCGATCCTGCGGCCGTCGCCAAGCTGCGCCGCAACCTCGAGCCGCTGGGCTTCGAGATCCACACCGCGGCGAGCGCGGCCGAGGCGGTCGACGGCGCGCACATCGTCACCACCTGCACGGCCGACAAGGCGAACGCCACGATCGTGACCGCCGACATGGTTCAGCCCGGCCAGCACCTCAACGCGATCGGCGGCGACTGCCCCGGCAAGACGGAGCTCGACGCCACCATCCTCGTGCCAGGCAGCGTCTTCGTCGAATTCACCCCGCAGACCCGCATCGAGGGCGAGTTGCAGCAGGTGTCCCCCGACTTTCCCGTCACCGAGCTGTGGAACGTCATCACCGGGGACGCGGCGGGCCGGTCATCCAGAGATCAGATCACCGTCTTCGACTCGGTCGGGTTCGCCATCGAGGACTTCACCATGCTGCGCTACCTGCGCGACAGCATCGTCGGCACAGCCTTCGCGCGCGACATCGACCTCGTCGTCGACCCCGACGACCCAAAAGACCTGTTCGGCCTCGTCGCGGGCAGCAACGCCCCCGTCCCTGCCTGA
- the ctlX gene encoding citrulline utilization hydrolase CtlX, with amino-acid sequence MIRPHHFTPNPATAADNAFQVDVPADDSRLLAAEAYREVTAASVALADAGITVHLFEDEDTTTPDSVFPNNWFSTHSGGHVAIYPMHSPSRRTERRSDVIELLKHDYRVQDVIDYSGLEYDDVFLEGTGAMVLDHASRIAYAARSNRADPIALERFCTNFGYEPMVFDAADSDAVRIYHTNVLMCIATDFALIGAELLTDERRRQQVLDRIAAPGREIITLREDQVRNFAGNAIELRGSAGRVLALSSRAYRSLDPAQIGTIEQYARLVPLDVPTIELAGGSVRCMLAGIHLDRR; translated from the coding sequence ATGATCCGGCCGCACCACTTCACCCCGAACCCGGCGACCGCTGCCGACAATGCATTCCAGGTGGATGTCCCGGCCGACGATTCACGCCTGCTCGCAGCCGAGGCGTACCGCGAGGTCACGGCCGCGAGTGTCGCGCTGGCCGACGCCGGGATCACCGTGCACCTCTTCGAGGACGAGGACACGACTACCCCCGACAGCGTGTTTCCGAACAACTGGTTCTCGACCCACTCGGGCGGACACGTTGCGATCTACCCCATGCACTCCCCCAGTCGGCGCACCGAGCGGCGCAGTGACGTCATCGAGTTGCTGAAGCACGACTACCGCGTGCAGGACGTCATCGACTATTCGGGGCTCGAGTACGACGATGTGTTCCTCGAGGGCACGGGTGCCATGGTCCTCGACCACGCCTCGCGCATCGCCTACGCGGCGCGCTCCAACCGCGCGGACCCCATCGCCCTCGAGCGCTTCTGCACCAACTTCGGCTACGAGCCGATGGTCTTCGATGCTGCCGACAGCGACGCAGTGCGGATCTACCACACCAATGTCCTGATGTGCATCGCGACCGACTTCGCCCTGATCGGTGCCGAGCTGCTGACCGATGAGCGTCGCCGCCAGCAGGTGCTCGACCGCATCGCGGCACCCGGCCGCGAGATCATCACCCTGCGTGAAGACCAGGTGCGCAACTTTGCGGGCAACGCGATCGAGCTGCGTGGGAGCGCCGGCCGGGTGCTCGCGCTGTCGTCGCGGGCGTACCGCAGCCTCGATCCCGCGCAGATCGGGACCATCGAGCAGTACGCGCGGCTCGTGCCACTGGACGTGCCGACCATCGAACTGGCCGGAGGCTCCGTGCGGTGCATGCTCGCCGGCATCCACCTCGACCGCCGCTAG
- a CDS encoding VIT1/CCC1 transporter family protein, which produces MSAPASAATLRKWRRYLADERAEAAVYRDLASRRQGEERDILLALADAEARHESHWLGLLGDRVGRPQRGDIRTRMLGWLARRFGSVFVLALAQRAEARSPYEDDVDATATMAADEQIHEEVVRALAARGRQRLSGTFRAAVFGANDGLVSNLALVLGIGATGVSTPVILATGIAGLLAGALSMGAGEFVSVRSQRELLAASNPNPDAQKALEFLDVDANELSLVYRARGMSEEESKAHAAEVMRDLSIERPADAVAEHEEIGSAMGAAVSSFLFFASGAIIPVLPYLFGATGFSAVIIAAALVGIALLGTGAVVGLLSGGPPLLRALRQLAIGFGAAGATYLLGLLFGTSIG; this is translated from the coding sequence GTGAGCGCGCCCGCCTCCGCAGCCACCCTCCGCAAGTGGCGCAGGTACCTCGCGGACGAGCGCGCGGAGGCCGCCGTGTACCGGGACCTTGCGAGCCGACGCCAGGGGGAGGAGCGGGACATCCTGCTCGCCCTCGCAGACGCGGAGGCCCGCCACGAGTCGCACTGGCTCGGACTGCTCGGCGATCGGGTCGGTCGCCCACAGCGCGGGGATATCCGCACGCGTATGCTCGGTTGGCTCGCCCGTCGCTTCGGATCGGTCTTCGTTCTCGCGCTCGCCCAGCGTGCCGAGGCGCGATCGCCCTATGAGGATGACGTCGACGCGACCGCGACCATGGCGGCCGACGAGCAGATCCACGAGGAGGTCGTGCGTGCCCTCGCCGCCCGCGGGCGCCAGCGGTTGTCGGGCACGTTCCGGGCGGCGGTGTTCGGTGCGAACGACGGGCTCGTGAGCAACCTTGCGCTGGTGCTCGGCATCGGCGCGACCGGGGTGTCGACTCCCGTCATCCTCGCCACCGGCATTGCCGGCCTGCTCGCGGGCGCCCTCTCGATGGGCGCCGGCGAGTTCGTCTCGGTGCGTTCGCAGCGGGAACTGCTCGCGGCATCGAACCCCAACCCCGACGCGCAGAAGGCGCTCGAGTTTCTCGACGTCGACGCCAACGAACTCTCGCTCGTCTACCGCGCTCGCGGCATGAGCGAGGAGGAGTCGAAGGCGCACGCCGCCGAGGTCATGCGCGACCTCAGCATCGAGCGCCCCGCGGATGCGGTCGCTGAGCACGAGGAGATCGGCTCGGCGATGGGCGCGGCCGTCTCGAGCTTCCTGTTCTTTGCCTCGGGCGCGATCATCCCCGTGCTGCCCTACCTGTTCGGCGCGACCGGGTTCTCCGCGGTCATCATCGCGGCTGCCCTCGTGGGCATCGCGCTGCTCGGCACCGGTGCCGTCGTCGGGCTGCTCTCGGGCGGACCGCCCCTGCTGCGTGCCCTGCGGCAGCTCGCGATCGGCTTCGGAGCCGCAGGCGCGACCTATCTGCTCGGGCTGCTGTTCGGCACGAGCATCGGTTAG
- a CDS encoding aldose 1-epimerase family protein → MRAPTGQQFTLTRGTSRAIITELAAGIRHFSIDGVDLTEPFDEQDGPPMGCGIVLVPWPNRIAEGAWSLDGKRQQLDLTDPGRKQATHGLLRNTPYRVAEQSESAITLSAGVFPQHGYPFLLDTSVRYELVDGGLAVTHTLFNAGTAKAPVAIGAHPYFRIGDVPSADLTLTVGASTRFSMNDLLLPVDEVPVDGDFDLRGGRVLGEIDLNVTLGGLPAGETSSVLSAPDGRSLEVWQDESFGYLQVYTPRDFPKDGGTGVAVALEPMTAAPDAFNSGKGLRWLEPGETWVARWGVRYAA, encoded by the coding sequence ATGCGTGCTCCCACCGGTCAGCAGTTCACCCTCACCCGCGGCACGTCTCGCGCAATCATCACCGAGCTGGCAGCGGGCATCCGTCACTTCTCGATCGACGGCGTGGACCTGACCGAGCCCTTCGATGAGCAGGATGGCCCGCCCATGGGCTGCGGCATCGTCCTGGTCCCGTGGCCCAACCGCATCGCCGAGGGCGCATGGTCACTCGACGGCAAGCGCCAGCAGCTCGACCTCACGGATCCCGGCCGCAAGCAGGCCACCCACGGCCTGCTGCGCAACACTCCCTACCGGGTCGCCGAGCAGAGCGAGTCGGCCATCACGCTGTCGGCGGGAGTGTTCCCGCAGCACGGCTACCCGTTTCTGCTCGACACGAGCGTGCGCTACGAGCTCGTCGACGGCGGTCTCGCGGTGACGCACACACTGTTCAACGCGGGTACGGCGAAGGCGCCCGTGGCGATCGGCGCCCATCCCTACTTCCGTATCGGGGATGTTCCTTCCGCAGATCTCACGCTGACCGTCGGCGCGTCCACCCGCTTCTCGATGAACGACCTGCTGCTTCCGGTCGACGAGGTGCCCGTCGACGGCGACTTCGACCTGCGCGGCGGTCGTGTGCTCGGCGAGATCGACCTCAACGTGACGCTCGGCGGGCTTCCGGCGGGCGAGACCAGCAGCGTGCTCAGCGCGCCAGACGGTCGCAGCCTCGAGGTCTGGCAGGACGAGAGCTTCGGATACCTGCAGGTCTACACGCCGCGCGACTTCCCCAAGGATGGCGGCACCGGCGTCGCCGTCGCCCTCGAGCCGATGACCGCCGCGCCCGACGCGTTCAACAGCGGCAAGGGCCTGCGTTGGCTGGAGCCCGGGGAGACCTGGGTCGCCCGCTGGGGCGTGCGGTACGCCGCGTGA
- a CDS encoding maltokinase N-terminal cap-like domain-containing protein, giving the protein MSIDAEFLSDWMAKQRWYSAKGRSPQLRVKGTLLDEIDGVQVTSYLLIDEASARPVLYHVPVTTRDEPLAGLENSLIGEVDGRFHYDGPHDPAYAKSLLRAIGENRELTGHDSTARGHALSSPGRILSSRVLSGEQSNTSIICDLEGGSVPSVIAKVFRVLHHGENPDVTTQAALTSAGSHRVPTSFGSLEASWPDSGREDGRAIGHLAFVQEFLPGLDDAWRVALSAAAAGEDFTEQAYGLGVATAEVHATLAEALPTVEAGPDEIEGAMVSMRRRIDSAAREVPRVAPFADRIREIYASVEKGAWPRLQRIHGDYHLGQTLSSPELGWVLLDFEGEPMRPMPERSRPDSILRDVAGMLRSFDYVAGALEHNNPPVDARAWASAARKSFVDGYNATAGVDIREQRALLDAFEIDKAVYESLYEARNRPDWLDIPLAAIERLVARSTA; this is encoded by the coding sequence ATGAGCATTGATGCGGAATTCCTGAGCGATTGGATGGCGAAACAGCGCTGGTACTCGGCGAAAGGCCGCTCACCGCAGTTGCGCGTCAAGGGAACCCTGCTCGACGAGATCGACGGTGTGCAGGTCACGAGCTATCTGCTCATCGATGAGGCGTCCGCCAGGCCGGTGCTCTACCACGTGCCCGTCACCACCCGTGATGAGCCGCTCGCCGGGCTCGAGAACTCGCTCATCGGTGAGGTCGACGGTCGCTTCCACTACGACGGTCCGCACGATCCCGCCTACGCCAAGAGCCTGCTGCGCGCAATCGGCGAGAACCGCGAGCTCACCGGCCACGACTCGACCGCGCGGGGGCATGCGCTGTCGAGCCCGGGGCGCATCCTCTCGTCGAGGGTGCTGTCGGGCGAGCAGTCGAATACCTCGATCATCTGCGACCTCGAGGGCGGTTCGGTGCCCTCGGTCATTGCGAAGGTGTTCCGCGTGCTGCACCACGGCGAGAATCCGGATGTCACGACCCAGGCCGCGCTGACCTCCGCCGGTTCCCATCGCGTGCCCACGTCATTCGGGTCGCTCGAGGCGAGCTGGCCCGACTCGGGCCGGGAGGACGGACGAGCCATTGGCCACCTCGCCTTCGTGCAGGAGTTCCTGCCCGGACTCGACGACGCCTGGCGGGTTGCACTCAGCGCTGCGGCCGCGGGCGAGGACTTCACTGAGCAGGCGTACGGTCTGGGCGTCGCGACCGCCGAGGTGCACGCCACCCTCGCCGAGGCGCTGCCCACTGTCGAGGCCGGACCGGACGAGATCGAGGGCGCCATGGTGAGCATGCGCCGTCGCATCGACTCGGCCGCTCGCGAGGTGCCGCGCGTCGCCCCCTTCGCCGACCGCATCCGCGAGATTTACGCAAGCGTCGAGAAGGGCGCATGGCCGCGGCTGCAGCGCATCCACGGCGACTACCACCTCGGCCAGACGCTGTCGTCGCCCGAACTCGGCTGGGTGCTGCTCGATTTCGAGGGCGAGCCGATGCGGCCCATGCCCGAGCGGTCGCGCCCCGATTCGATTCTGCGCGACGTCGCCGGGATGTTGCGCTCGTTCGACTACGTGGCCGGCGCCCTCGAGCACAACAACCCCCCGGTCGATGCTCGCGCCTGGGCGTCCGCGGCCCGCAAGTCGTTTGTCGACGGCTACAACGCGACGGCGGGTGTCGACATCCGCGAGCAGCGCGCCCTGCTCGACGCCTTCGAGATCGACAAGGCCGTCTACGAGTCGCTGTACGAGGCGCGCAACCGGCCCGACTGGCTGGACATCCCGCTCGCGGCGATCGAGCGGCTCGTAGCTCGCTCGACCGCCTGA
- a CDS encoding DeoR/GlpR family DNA-binding transcription regulator: MVLSIVKAFERVDDAAPALARRDRVLRMITERGFLRVTDAALELGVSGVTVRSDLAALEAAGSVIRVHGGAMPRSQGLGEQSFEASLEEHAAAKRAIGRRAAGLVQRGQSVLLDVGTTALAVAHALVERRDLDDVLVVTNGLTIALALEAAMPRFTVVVTGGTLRPLQHSLVNPFASPFLETLRADLAFIGCNGVDPDRGVTNVNLPEAEVKRRMVLSAERPILVADASKLGRARLGSVGPISDFDTLVTASDAPPEIVTRLRLAGLSVVLADD; encoded by the coding sequence ATGGTACTTTCAATTGTGAAAGCTTTTGAAAGGGTGGATGACGCGGCTCCCGCCCTCGCCCGCCGCGACCGCGTGCTGCGCATGATCACCGAGCGCGGGTTTCTGCGGGTGACCGATGCGGCTCTCGAACTCGGAGTGAGCGGAGTCACCGTGCGGTCGGATCTCGCCGCACTCGAGGCCGCAGGCAGTGTCATCCGCGTGCACGGTGGCGCGATGCCGCGGTCGCAGGGGCTCGGGGAGCAGTCGTTCGAGGCGTCCCTCGAAGAGCACGCGGCCGCCAAGCGCGCGATCGGGCGCCGGGCAGCCGGGCTCGTGCAGCGCGGGCAGAGTGTGCTGCTCGACGTGGGCACCACGGCCCTCGCGGTCGCGCACGCGCTCGTGGAGCGTCGCGACCTCGACGACGTGCTCGTGGTCACCAACGGGCTCACCATCGCGCTCGCCCTGGAGGCGGCGATGCCCCGCTTCACCGTCGTCGTGACCGGCGGCACCCTCCGCCCGCTGCAGCACTCGCTCGTGAATCCGTTCGCCTCGCCGTTCCTCGAAACGCTGCGCGCCGACCTCGCGTTCATCGGCTGTAACGGCGTCGACCCGGATCGCGGCGTCACCAACGTGAACCTCCCCGAGGCCGAGGTGAAGCGCCGTATGGTGCTCTCCGCCGAGCGCCCCATCCTCGTCGCCGACGCGTCGAAGCTCGGTCGGGCGCGGCTCGGCAGCGTGGGACCGATCTCCGACTTCGACACACTCGTCACGGCGAGCGACGCCCCACCCGAGATCGTCACCCGCCTGCGACTCGCCGGTCTTAGCGTCGTACTTGCTGACGATTAG
- the galT gene encoding galactose-1-phosphate uridylyltransferase, with amino-acid sequence MPITSESTTLADGRELIYYNDADSTLTGARALDARLLDPRPDTATMRQDVLTGEWISIAAARQNRAFLPPADQDPLAPTTPANPSEVPSNYDVAVFENRSPSFGPEVGSLDLSGLALNRTAPSFGRCEVVCFSPDHEGSFGSQTPSRARTIIEAWADRTAFLSALPGVEQVFPFENRGEAIGVTLLHPHGQIYSYPYVTPRTQRLVESVAAVPTLFEDILASERSSERVVLSGEHWTAFVPFAARWPIEVHMLPHRHVPDFAATSAEERDELADLYLKLLRGVDALYPTPTPYIAAWHQAPVNVARSEIRLMLQLTSPRRADNKLKYLAGSEAAMGAWIGDVTPEASAAFIREGIARA; translated from the coding sequence ATGCCCATCACCTCGGAATCGACGACGCTTGCTGACGGCCGCGAACTCATCTACTACAACGATGCCGACTCGACCCTGACCGGCGCTCGTGCTCTGGATGCCCGGCTCCTCGATCCCCGCCCTGACACCGCCACCATGCGCCAGGACGTGCTCACGGGCGAATGGATCTCGATCGCCGCGGCTCGCCAGAACCGCGCCTTCCTGCCACCGGCCGACCAGGATCCGCTCGCGCCGACGACCCCGGCGAACCCCTCTGAGGTGCCGAGCAACTACGACGTGGCGGTGTTCGAAAACCGCTCCCCCTCCTTCGGTCCGGAGGTCGGCTCGCTCGACCTCTCGGGCCTCGCCCTGAACCGCACGGCACCGTCATTCGGACGCTGCGAGGTGGTGTGCTTCAGCCCCGATCACGAGGGCTCGTTCGGGTCGCAGACGCCCAGCCGCGCCCGCACGATCATCGAGGCCTGGGCGGATCGCACCGCGTTCCTCTCCGCGCTGCCCGGTGTCGAGCAGGTGTTCCCGTTCGAGAACCGCGGCGAGGCGATCGGCGTGACGCTGCTGCACCCGCACGGCCAGATCTACTCCTACCCCTACGTCACGCCGCGCACCCAGCGCCTGGTCGAGTCGGTCGCCGCCGTGCCGACCCTGTTCGAGGACATCCTGGCGAGCGAGCGCTCATCGGAGCGCGTCGTGCTCTCCGGCGAGCACTGGACGGCCTTTGTGCCGTTCGCGGCACGTTGGCCGATCGAGGTGCACATGCTGCCGCACCGGCACGTGCCCGACTTCGCGGCCACCTCTGCGGAGGAGCGCGACGAACTCGCTGACCTGTACTTGAAATTATTGCGGGGGGTCGACGCGTTGTACCCGACGCCGACGCCGTACATCGCGGCCTGGCACCAGGCTCCGGTGAACGTTGCCCGCTCCGAGATCCGTCTTATGCTGCAGCTGACCTCGCCGCGCCGGGCGGACAACAAACTCAAGTACCTCGCCGGCTCCGAAGCGGCGATGGGAGCGTGGATCGGCGACGTGACGCCGGAGGCCTCAGCAGCATTTATCAGGGAAGGCATTGCCCGCGCATGA
- the galK gene encoding galactokinase, with protein MTDIRDDVRFDFEQLFGYAPQGVWSAPGRVNLIGEHTDYNEGFVLPFAINRRTVLALGTRDDAVLRIASSFADEVAEIPLSSLAPDALAGWSAYPFGVAWALGEFGADLAAVPGVDIYIDSVVPVGAGLSSSAAIESAVAVALNDVWQLGFDRPTLAKVGQLAENKAVGAPTGIMDQSASLLGRADAAVFLDCRSLESELIDLGFAAAGLELLIIDTGVSHDHATGGYAERRASCEKGAAVLGVSSLRDVSVDDLPRAREMLDDETFRRVRHIVTENQRVLDTVRALRDEGPAAIGDLLDASHASMRDDFEISVPELDLAVETAQANGAIGARMTGGGFGGSAIALVPSGGVSRIQVAIDGAFAEHGFGQPVTFVVAASDGAGREN; from the coding sequence ATGACTGACATTAGAGACGACGTCCGCTTCGACTTCGAGCAGCTGTTCGGGTACGCGCCGCAGGGCGTCTGGTCGGCTCCGGGTCGTGTGAACCTGATCGGCGAGCACACCGACTACAACGAGGGCTTCGTGCTGCCGTTCGCGATCAACCGCCGCACGGTGCTCGCCTTGGGCACGCGGGATGACGCCGTGCTGCGCATCGCCAGCTCGTTCGCCGATGAGGTGGCGGAGATCCCCCTCTCTTCTCTGGCGCCCGACGCCCTCGCGGGCTGGTCAGCGTACCCGTTCGGTGTGGCCTGGGCGCTCGGCGAGTTCGGCGCGGATCTCGCGGCGGTGCCGGGAGTGGACATCTACATCGACTCCGTGGTGCCCGTGGGCGCCGGCCTATCGTCTTCGGCAGCGATCGAGTCGGCGGTCGCCGTAGCCCTGAACGATGTGTGGCAACTCGGCTTCGATCGCCCGACTCTCGCAAAGGTGGGGCAGCTCGCCGAGAACAAGGCGGTGGGTGCCCCGACCGGGATCATGGACCAGTCCGCCTCACTGCTGGGTCGCGCTGACGCCGCCGTGTTCCTCGACTGTCGCTCGCTGGAGTCCGAGCTGATCGACCTCGGCTTCGCCGCGGCCGGGCTCGAGCTGCTGATCATCGACACCGGGGTATCGCACGATCACGCCACCGGCGGTTATGCGGAGCGCCGGGCATCCTGCGAGAAGGGCGCTGCGGTTCTCGGCGTCTCGTCCCTGCGCGATGTGTCGGTGGATGACCTGCCCCGCGCCCGCGAGATGCTGGATGACGAGACCTTCCGCCGCGTGCGGCACATCGTGACGGAGAACCAGCGGGTGCTCGACACCGTGCGCGCCCTGCGCGATGAGGGACCCGCCGCTATCGGCGACCTGCTGGATGCCTCGCACGCGTCGATGCGCGATGACTTCGAGATCTCGGTGCCAGAGCTGGACCTCGCGGTCGAGACCGCGCAGGCGAACGGCGCTATCGGCGCCCGGATGACGGGTGGCGGCTTCGGCGGCTCCGCCATCGCCCTCGTGCCCTCGGGCGGGGTGTCGCGCATCCAGGTCGCGATCGACGGCGCCTTCGCGGAGCACGGTTTCGGCCAGCCCGTCACTTTCGTGGTCGCAGCCTCGGATGGCGCCGGCCGCGAGAACTAA